In Patescibacteria group bacterium, the following proteins share a genomic window:
- a CDS encoding MraY family glycosyltransferase, whose translation MQYLTAGISAFLISIFFTILVKILAWRFRIIDKPGFWRKVHNRPTPLLGGTAIFLSFFTVSFFYVFFSDLIIEKYISLIMMAGIWLGGLIIIFGGFLDDKKSLDPIKQVISPIFAVCVVIAVGIKIGYITNPFGGIIDFNNFQFLSIILTFFWLLGMSYTTKILDGLDGLTTGITLIGTIIIFIVSLFLGPLILPEVGLLAIIFGGSLLGFLIFNWHKASIFLGEGGSLFCGFMLGILAIVTDGKIAITFLVMGIPIIDLLFVVIKRIFKKESPFSHADKKHLHFQLLDIGFSHKQSVIFLCFLTSILGGVGLFFKSQGRLMAIFILLFLMLLNACFLYLVYKKKKNTRLI comes from the coding sequence ATGCAATATTTAACAGCTGGAATAAGCGCTTTTTTAATTTCAATCTTTTTTACAATTTTAGTAAAAATTTTAGCTTGGCGTTTTCGCATAATTGACAAGCCTGGTTTTTGGCGAAAAGTCCATAACCGGCCAACGCCTCTTCTCGGAGGAACAGCAATTTTTTTAAGTTTTTTTACTGTTTCTTTTTTTTATGTTTTTTTTAGTGATTTGATTATTGAAAAATATATAAGCCTTATAATGATGGCTGGAATTTGGTTAGGCGGACTGATTATTATTTTTGGAGGATTTTTAGATGACAAAAAAAGCCTTGATCCTATTAAACAAGTAATTTCCCCAATATTTGCGGTTTGCGTGGTTATAGCTGTGGGAATTAAAATAGGTTATATTACAAATCCTTTTGGCGGAATTATTGATTTTAATAATTTTCAATTTTTGTCAATTATTTTGACATTTTTTTGGCTCTTGGGAATGAGCTATACAACAAAAATTTTGGACGGGCTTGACGGCTTAACAACGGGAATAACTTTGATTGGAACAATAATTATATTTATTGTAAGTTTATTTTTAGGACCATTAATATTGCCGGAAGTAGGGCTGTTGGCAATAATTTTTGGAGGATCGCTTTTAGGATTTTTAATTTTTAATTGGCATAAAGCGTCTATTTTTTTAGGAGAAGGCGGAAGCCTGTTTTGCGGTTTTATGCTAGGTATTTTAGCTATTGTGACTGACGGCAAGATTGCTATTACTTTTTTAGTTATGGGAATACCGATAATTGATTTGTTATTTGTTGTAATTAAAAGAATTTTTAAAAAAGAATCTCCGTTTTCGCATGCTGACAAAAAACATCTTCATTTTCAATTATTGGATATTGGTTTTTCGCACAAGCAATCTGTAATTTTTCTTTGTTTTTTAACGTCAATTTTAGGAGGAGTTGGATTATTTTTTAAAAGCCAAGGAAGATTAATGGCTATTTTTATTTTATTATTTTTAATGTTATTAAACGCCTGTTTTTTGT